From one Tetragenococcus osmophilus genomic stretch:
- a CDS encoding IS4-like element ISTeha5 family transposase → MDKYKTISAFNKWFSNINFKKLPFSIREKISQADKYHKKFAFEHFLKVFLYGIDHECESLREMDTAFVSPDLQQTMALDAISHSQLSRELAQMDDEILWAIFVQLLEKARSKTPVTKRNALYLVDSSTFPLNTTRYPWADFRSTKAGIKLHLKLCFMDKEHLYPDQFEVTNAVEHDDNHLEVFVNQPEATYIFDRGYIDYERLDEMEADGYFFVTRVKKNTKIHVRETYDTSQSKNILRDQMVVLGTQVYLTSPFRLVTIQDEKGKQLRFVTNRFDVTAQEVADMYKARWQIELFFKHIKQHMTIKKLFSHSEKGVSNQIILAMIASLLTYLIKVEIGSRKSLFQIKRLLKHLLFQPFEELWVLLVPT, encoded by the coding sequence ATGGATAAGTATAAAACAATTTCAGCTTTTAATAAATGGTTTTCGAACATAAATTTCAAAAAATTACCTTTTTCTATTCGTGAGAAAATTTCTCAAGCCGACAAGTATCATAAAAAATTTGCTTTTGAACACTTTTTGAAGGTGTTTCTCTATGGCATCGATCATGAGTGTGAAAGTTTACGTGAAATGGATACGGCATTTGTTTCCCCTGATCTACAACAGACCATGGCGTTAGATGCCATCAGCCATTCGCAGCTTTCCCGTGAGCTCGCCCAGATGGATGACGAAATTTTGTGGGCGATTTTCGTACAGTTACTGGAAAAAGCACGGTCAAAAACACCGGTGACTAAACGAAATGCGCTCTATCTCGTGGATTCTTCTACCTTTCCGTTAAATACCACTCGATATCCTTGGGCGGACTTTCGCTCAACCAAAGCGGGGATCAAGCTTCACTTAAAACTTTGTTTTATGGATAAAGAACACTTGTATCCGGATCAGTTTGAAGTCACGAATGCGGTTGAACATGATGACAATCACTTAGAAGTTTTTGTCAATCAACCGGAAGCGACCTATATCTTTGACCGTGGTTATATTGATTACGAGCGACTGGATGAAATGGAAGCCGATGGCTATTTTTTCGTCACAAGAGTGAAGAAAAACACCAAAATCCATGTCAGAGAAACTTATGATACTTCTCAGAGTAAAAACATTTTGCGTGACCAAATGGTAGTGTTAGGCACTCAGGTTTATTTAACTTCCCCATTTCGCTTGGTCACGATTCAGGATGAAAAAGGAAAACAATTACGCTTTGTCACCAACCGTTTTGATGTGACCGCCCAAGAAGTGGCCGACATGTACAAAGCGAGATGGCAAATTGAACTATTTTTTAAGCACATCAAGCAACATATGACGATTAAAAAGCTATTTTCACACAGTGAAAAAGGGGTAAGCAATCAAATCATTCTTGCCATGATTGCCAGTCTATTGACGTATTTAATCAAAGTAGAGATAGGAAGTAGGAAATCCCTGTTCCAAATCAAGCGCCTATTAAAACATCTGCTTTTTCAACCTTTTGAAGAATTGTGGGTGTTACTCGTTCCTACGTGA
- a CDS encoding nucleoside-diphosphate sugar epimerase/dehydratase: MFALTRKRKIAILIVVDLALILLATIAGYIFLSPFILIPFSFIWRLGLSSMVFYLVFGYIFRVFTRINRYTNLREIIAILLATTGTALGNAIYLLSFSDAFSKRLILFTYILSAFFIILSRLAWRLFVERRNMRATNKDQPVKTTLIVGAGEGGRILYNSLLGSKTSSDIHVIGFVDDDPNKQKVYLSNVTSGALI, translated from the coding sequence GTGTTTGCTTTAACACGAAAAAGAAAAATTGCAATTTTAATTGTAGTGGATTTGGCTTTAATTTTATTAGCTACAATAGCTGGTTACATATTTTTAAGTCCTTTTATTCTAATTCCATTTTCATTTATTTGGCGTTTGGGACTTTCAAGCATGGTTTTTTATCTGGTCTTCGGTTATATATTCCGAGTGTTTACTCGAATTAATCGTTATACCAATTTGAGAGAAATTATAGCGATTCTTCTAGCCACTACAGGAACTGCACTAGGGAACGCGATTTATCTGTTAAGTTTTAGTGATGCTTTTAGTAAGCGACTGATTTTATTTACTTATATTTTATCTGCCTTTTTCATTATTTTAAGTCGCTTGGCTTGGCGTTTATTTGTTGAGCGTAGGAATATGCGTGCCACAAATAAAGATCAGCCGGTCAAAACAACGTTGATTGTTGGGGCAGGCGAAGGTGGACGAATTTTATATAACTCTTTGCTTGGTTCTAAAACATCAAGTGATATCCATGTTATAGGATTTGTCGATGATGATCCGAATAAGCAAAAAGTTTATTTATCTAATGTCACTAGTGGTGCATTAATATGA
- a CDS encoding tyrosine-protein phosphatase, which yields MIDLHCHILPNIDDGADSIETSLAMAREAVRQGMTHILCTPHHNNGRYQNSKATVIATVASLQAELDKQQIELTLLEGQEVHLTGDLLEEVRQDRILFTDLTDTYLLLELPTMDIPAYTEELCFSLRTQGKVPVIVHPERNAKFREDPNRLLPYLEMGCLGQLTAPSLAGSFGKSIQKTAKEMVEHNLVQMMASDAHGVNKRAFRLKEAYELLDSNKAQLMKQVAKDLVNGDQVSFPKYKEVKKKRFGLF from the coding sequence ATGATTGATTTGCATTGTCATATTTTACCGAATATAGACGACGGCGCTGATAGTATCGAAACAAGTCTTGCCATGGCTAGAGAGGCAGTGCGGCAAGGAATGACACATATTTTATGTACACCTCATCATAATAATGGTCGTTACCAAAATTCAAAAGCGACGGTGATTGCAACCGTCGCTTCCTTGCAAGCAGAGTTAGATAAGCAGCAAATTGAACTAACTTTACTAGAAGGGCAGGAAGTTCATTTAACAGGTGACTTATTAGAAGAAGTAAGGCAAGATCGGATCCTTTTTACCGATCTAACAGATACATATTTATTACTGGAATTGCCTACAATGGATATTCCTGCTTATACTGAAGAGCTTTGCTTTTCGCTAAGAACGCAAGGAAAAGTCCCAGTGATTGTACACCCAGAGCGAAATGCCAAGTTTAGAGAAGATCCGAATCGATTGCTTCCTTACTTGGAAATGGGATGCTTGGGGCAGTTAACTGCCCCTAGTTTAGCAGGTAGTTTTGGCAAGTCTATTCAAAAGACGGCAAAAGAGATGGTCGAACATAATCTTGTACAAATGATGGCGTCTGATGCTCATGGAGTGAATAAGCGAGCTTTTCGTTTAAAGGAAGCTTATGAGTTGTTAGATAGCAATAAAGCACAATTAATGAAACAAGTGGCAAAAGATTTGGTAAACGGGGACCAAGTATCTTTTCCAAAGTATAAAGAAGTGAAAAAGAAAAGGTTTGGTTTGTTTTAA
- a CDS encoding CpsD/CapB family tyrosine-protein kinase produces the protein MKLKKERTGTKTQPVSLVSLVDPSSPVAEQYRTIRTNLQFASSADQQVQSLVVTSSGPSEGKSLTSANLAIVFAQTGQNVLLVDADMRKPTIHKTFQLNNEAGLSTVLSTGVSLEETAQKTTIENLSILTSGPKSPNPSELLGSEKMNQIMEEARHLFDMVIFDMSPVVTVTDAQIMSSKADGTLLVARENWTRKDALNQAKESLDLVQARILGVIYNGAKQDKDKAYYYYSD, from the coding sequence ATGAAATTAAAAAAAGAAAGAACAGGGACAAAAACTCAGCCAGTTAGCTTAGTTTCATTAGTGGATCCTTCCTCGCCTGTAGCTGAGCAATATCGTACGATACGTACGAACTTACAATTCGCTTCTTCAGCTGATCAGCAAGTACAAAGTTTAGTGGTCACTTCTTCAGGACCAAGTGAAGGAAAGTCGTTAACTTCGGCAAATTTAGCTATAGTGTTTGCCCAAACGGGACAGAATGTTTTACTAGTAGATGCGGATATGCGTAAGCCTACCATCCATAAAACATTCCAATTAAATAATGAAGCAGGCTTAAGTACGGTCCTAAGTACAGGTGTAAGTCTAGAAGAAACTGCACAGAAAACAACGATAGAAAATTTATCCATATTAACTAGTGGTCCAAAATCGCCGAATCCGTCTGAACTATTAGGTTCAGAAAAGATGAATCAAATTATGGAAGAAGCTCGTCATTTATTTGATATGGTAATCTTCGATATGTCACCTGTTGTGACGGTGACCGATGCGCAAATTATGTCCTCTAAAGCAGATGGTACTTTACTTGTCGCTCGGGAAAATTGGACGAGAAAAGACGCTTTGAACCAAGCCAAAGAATCTTTAGATTTAGTCCAAGCTCGTATTTTAGGTGTCATTTATAATGGCGCAAAACAAGACAAAGATAAAGCCTACTATTATTACTCTGATTAA
- a CDS encoding YveK family protein, which produces MEETISLKEIFDVLRKHWTTILTSLFAGLALAAVITFFIMTPQYESRAQLIVASPQDESSDESLNAVNYNLQMLNTYKDIIEEGDALAANVQDRLTSEYDLDMTIQEIKESMEVEQSEESQMFSIVATGESSADAEHIANTAAEVFQETVQDVLTNVDRTTIVSRATASPRPVSPNSPLNLAIGLILGLLVGIAIAFLREVFDRTIKDTHYITDDLGLTVLGNVPKLSQKEIDATTQKLRNGTQSNDQDDDNSNNNSTSGGRRSRTRV; this is translated from the coding sequence ATGGAAGAGACGATTAGTTTAAAAGAAATTTTCGACGTATTAAGAAAACATTGGACGACCATTCTAACCAGTTTATTTGCTGGATTAGCCCTGGCCGCAGTAATCACTTTTTTCATTATGACCCCTCAGTACGAGTCGCGAGCCCAATTGATTGTGGCCTCCCCTCAAGATGAGAGTTCTGATGAAAGCTTGAACGCGGTCAATTACAATTTACAAATGCTAAATACTTATAAGGATATCATTGAAGAAGGCGATGCCCTAGCAGCCAATGTGCAAGATCGGCTAACTTCGGAGTATGACTTAGATATGACGATTCAAGAAATTAAAGAGAGCATGGAAGTCGAGCAATCAGAAGAGTCACAGATGTTTTCTATTGTAGCAACCGGCGAAAGTTCAGCGGATGCCGAACACATTGCCAATACGGCAGCGGAAGTTTTTCAAGAAACAGTCCAAGACGTCTTAACGAACGTGGATCGAACGACCATCGTTTCAAGAGCGACGGCTAGTCCTCGACCTGTTTCGCCGAATAGTCCTTTGAATTTAGCGATCGGTCTTATCTTGGGTCTGTTAGTAGGGATTGCGATAGCCTTCTTAAGGGAAGTTTTTGACCGTACCATTAAGGATACGCATTATATCACGGATGACTTAGGGTTAACAGTTTTGGGCAATGTTCCGAAATTGAGTCAAAAAGAAATTGATGCGACGACACAAAAACTACGTAATGGAACACAAAGCAATGATCAAGATGACGACAATAGCAACAATAACTCAACAAGTGGCGGACGTCGCAGCCGCACACGGGTGTAG
- a CDS encoding LCP family protein, whose product MAKRSHRKTSRGKKILRIVLIILLILVLAIVGAAVKVYLDVSGSVGNTYESVDRPDSREVNFDEEEPFSVLLLGIDTGDLGRNEQGRSDTMMVATVNPQENTSTLVSIPRDTYVDIADEGTQDKINHAYAFGGASMAMDTVSEFLDIPLDHYVSINMQGIQELVDAVGGVDVNNDLEFEQDGHTYNFGRIHLNGEEALGYLRMRHEDPEGDYGRQARQRAVVEGVIDQATSLSGVTQYRGILDAVEDNMRTDLSFANMREIALDYREAFSNVDQLQLEGEGFMQGGVSYQQIDEDNLAEVQETLQEQLQ is encoded by the coding sequence ATGGCAAAAAGAAGCCACAGGAAAACTTCGCGTGGGAAGAAAATCTTACGCATTGTCTTAATTATATTACTTATTTTAGTTTTAGCAATTGTTGGAGCAGCTGTGAAGGTGTATTTAGATGTCTCTGGTTCTGTGGGGAATACCTATGAAAGCGTAGATCGTCCAGACTCTCGTGAGGTCAATTTTGATGAAGAAGAGCCTTTTAGTGTTTTGTTGCTAGGTATTGATACAGGTGACTTAGGGCGAAATGAGCAAGGACGTTCAGATACCATGATGGTAGCTACGGTCAATCCGCAAGAAAATACGTCGACTTTAGTAAGTATACCACGGGATACTTATGTGGATATCGCAGATGAAGGGACACAAGACAAGATAAATCACGCCTATGCCTTTGGGGGAGCTTCCATGGCCATGGATACGGTGAGCGAATTTTTAGATATTCCTTTAGACCATTACGTATCGATTAATATGCAAGGGATCCAGGAGTTGGTGGACGCTGTTGGCGGTGTCGACGTTAATAATGATTTGGAATTTGAACAAGATGGTCACACCTATAATTTTGGAAGAATACATTTGAATGGTGAAGAAGCATTAGGTTACTTACGTATGCGTCATGAAGATCCTGAAGGAGATTACGGTCGTCAAGCGAGACAACGAGCTGTGGTCGAAGGAGTTATTGACCAAGCGACATCTCTTTCAGGAGTGACTCAATACCGAGGGATTCTAGACGCTGTAGAAGACAATATGAGAACAGACCTAAGCTTTGCCAATATGCGTGAGATTGCTCTTGACTATCGAGAAGCTTTTTCAAATGTAGATCAACTACAACTAGAAGGGGAAGGCTTCATGCAAGGTGGGGTTTCTTACCAACAAATAGACGAAGACAACTTGGCAGAAGTACAAGAAACTTTACAAGAGCAATTGCAATAA
- a CDS encoding peptidoglycan DD-metalloendopeptidase family protein, producing the protein MKQKKKWCVGLCVGIFLGFSIESSAVADTLEVTPLSTIERKTTHKKSEDVTANFIEQIGETARDIGQKEDLYASVMIAQAILESGSGQSELSQAPYFNIFGVKGQYEGKGVLLPTQESDSQGRMYTTKATFCQYDNYEASLNAYAKLIKNGLSHDPSFYQGTWKSVASDYTAATHFLTGRYATDPHYHEKLDKLIINYELTDYDNVPKNTKETTDYILPLDDPIVTSTYGKRGQSFHRGIDLAMDEGTKIQAAGEGRVTRATYHPSWGNYVTILHPDGLTTLYAHCKKNLVQVGQEVQQGEQIALVGSTGNSTGPHLHFEVNRSQSLVQEQLLDPIEVLGE; encoded by the coding sequence TTGAAACAAAAAAAGAAATGGTGTGTAGGGTTATGTGTGGGGATCTTCTTAGGATTTAGTATAGAAAGTAGCGCAGTAGCAGATACGCTGGAAGTTACGCCCCTAAGTACAATTGAAAGGAAAACGACGCACAAAAAAAGCGAAGATGTCACTGCAAATTTTATTGAACAAATCGGGGAAACGGCTCGAGATATTGGACAAAAAGAAGATCTCTATGCTTCTGTGATGATCGCTCAAGCGATTTTGGAATCTGGTAGTGGACAAAGTGAATTGAGCCAAGCGCCTTACTTTAATATCTTTGGCGTCAAAGGGCAGTATGAAGGCAAAGGTGTTTTGCTACCAACACAAGAAAGCGATAGCCAAGGACGAATGTATACCACAAAAGCGACATTTTGCCAGTATGACAATTACGAAGCTTCGTTAAACGCTTATGCGAAGTTGATTAAAAATGGATTGTCCCATGATCCGAGTTTTTATCAAGGAACTTGGAAAAGTGTAGCATCAGATTATACAGCTGCTACACACTTTTTGACCGGGCGTTATGCGACGGATCCTCATTACCATGAAAAACTAGATAAACTTATTATAAACTACGAACTAACAGACTACGATAACGTACCAAAAAATACAAAAGAAACAACAGACTATATCCTTCCCTTAGATGATCCAATCGTTACTTCCACTTACGGCAAACGCGGGCAATCTTTTCATCGAGGCATCGATCTAGCGATGGATGAAGGAACAAAAATCCAAGCCGCTGGAGAAGGTCGAGTGACACGTGCGACTTATCACCCCTCTTGGGGAAATTATGTCACGATCCTTCATCCAGATGGACTGACTACTTTATACGCTCATTGTAAGAAAAATCTAGTGCAAGTAGGTCAAGAAGTACAGCAAGGCGAGCAAATCGCACTAGTAGGTAGTACCGGCAATAGTACAGGCCCCCATCTACATTTTGAGGTTAATCGTTCGCAAAGCTTAGTACAAGAGCAGTTGCTTGATCCGATAGAGGTGTTGGGGGAATAA
- a CDS encoding AI-2E family transporter — MEQKPTNRFIQFLGGKTSYYVLGLIILSAIAIFLVDKVSFVFTPLLTVLFSILPPFIFAVVIFYIFNPFVGWVEKKMSRTWAVTLIYVIAIILFGVAGFFVVRSLINEGQELAQQFPTILDNVQEDFRSILAQLPLQNQLDTLVSSANDLMKTTLSSLGNNWQAGVSGLGSVFSAVSTTAITLFVGPVVAFFLLKDQQRFSEKVISLVPPKFRSDFKMLASKADQQLSAFLKGQLLSSAILGIMYWPTFLLIGLNYATIMAFLVGLFSLVPYLGSVVTFIPGLIIALQQSFFEAVMFVIAWFVIQAVHGNLVMPRVMGDKLQLHFLTILLVVLIMGDLLGFIGVLFGIPIYALLKILVQYLFSRFKKRYNHFFGDDGNYQNPEM, encoded by the coding sequence ATGGAACAGAAGCCGACGAATCGGTTTATTCAATTTTTGGGAGGAAAAACTTCCTATTATGTTTTAGGTCTAATTATTTTAAGCGCTATTGCAATCTTTCTGGTAGACAAAGTATCTTTTGTATTTACCCCATTACTGACAGTCTTATTCTCCATTTTACCGCCTTTTATTTTTGCGGTAGTCATCTTTTATATTTTTAACCCTTTTGTGGGATGGGTTGAAAAAAAGATGTCACGAACGTGGGCGGTCACTTTGATTTATGTCATAGCGATTATACTCTTCGGAGTGGCCGGCTTTTTCGTGGTTCGTTCTTTAATAAATGAAGGACAGGAATTAGCGCAGCAGTTCCCTACAATTTTAGACAATGTACAAGAAGATTTTCGCTCCATTCTGGCGCAATTGCCTTTACAAAATCAACTTGATACATTAGTTTCATCCGCGAACGACTTAATGAAGACCACCCTTTCTTCACTAGGAAATAACTGGCAAGCGGGTGTTTCAGGCTTAGGTAGCGTCTTTTCTGCTGTATCGACAACAGCCATTACCTTATTTGTAGGTCCAGTCGTGGCCTTTTTCTTATTAAAAGATCAACAAAGATTTTCTGAAAAAGTCATCAGTCTTGTTCCCCCTAAGTTCCGCAGTGACTTTAAAATGCTGGCTAGTAAAGCTGATCAACAATTAAGTGCCTTTTTAAAAGGACAACTTCTTTCCAGTGCGATATTAGGGATTATGTACTGGCCTACTTTCTTACTCATTGGACTCAATTATGCGACAATCATGGCCTTTTTAGTCGGACTTTTTAGTCTTGTCCCTTATTTAGGTTCCGTGGTTACATTTATTCCTGGGCTCATTATTGCCTTGCAACAATCTTTCTTTGAGGCTGTTATGTTTGTCATTGCTTGGTTTGTTATTCAGGCTGTGCATGGGAACTTGGTTATGCCTCGTGTCATGGGCGATAAGTTACAGTTACACTTTTTAACTATCTTACTTGTTGTATTGATCATGGGGGATTTGTTAGGGTTTATTGGTGTGCTATTTGGTATTCCGATTTACGCTTTGCTCAAGATTCTCGTACAATACTTGTTCAGTCGCTTTAAGAAAAGGTATAATCACTTTTTCGGAGATGATGGAAACTATCAGAATCCGGAGATGTAA
- a CDS encoding NAD(P)H-dependent oxidoreductase produces the protein MKTLIIVSHPDIDESGSQQYLKEALPDSSDITYHHLETTYPDGKIDIEQEQALLQKHDRIIFQFPLYWYSSPPMLKHWLDEVLTENFAYGYGGNKLKGKELGLVLVIGMPEKEYQVGGNEGFSLSALTTPYQAMAKKTQMQFLKPFLIFQFHYMTENEKKRILIAYQQYLMIEKFDTLRAKEAWTLEQMEAIDEEMLPAGSSFILDQVKEIIEDNRMELDEIQMYLEQAGGSL, from the coding sequence ATGAAGACGCTTATTATCGTATCACATCCAGATATCGATGAATCTGGGAGCCAGCAGTACTTAAAAGAAGCGTTGCCGGATTCTTCTGATATCACTTATCATCACTTAGAAACGACTTATCCTGATGGTAAAATTGACATTGAACAAGAGCAAGCTCTCTTGCAAAAGCATGATCGTATTATTTTCCAGTTTCCTTTGTATTGGTACTCCTCACCGCCGATGTTAAAGCATTGGTTAGATGAAGTTTTAACTGAAAATTTTGCGTACGGTTATGGCGGAAATAAGTTAAAAGGCAAAGAATTAGGCTTAGTTTTGGTTATCGGCATGCCAGAAAAAGAATACCAAGTCGGTGGCAATGAAGGTTTTTCCCTTAGCGCTTTAACTACGCCTTATCAAGCGATGGCGAAAAAAACACAGATGCAATTTTTAAAACCGTTTCTCATTTTTCAATTCCACTACATGACAGAAAATGAAAAAAAACGTATTTTAATTGCTTACCAACAGTATTTGATGATTGAAAAATTTGATACGTTACGAGCAAAAGAAGCATGGACCTTAGAACAGATGGAAGCTATAGATGAGGAAATGTTACCTGCAGGAAGTTCGTTTATCTTAGACCAAGTAAAAGAAATCATTGAAGATAATCGTATGGAATTAGACGAAATTCAAATGTACTTGGAACAAGCAGGAGGGTCGCTATAG
- a CDS encoding nuclease-related domain-containing protein, translated as MRKKSHELQWLEIAGKRKQLDEEEQRALLRLQRGFLGEQQMDKLVESFLLGKVTIIDDITLQYQSVIVQIDKILIVGNIVYIIDMKFYQGNYILQNNSWQRGGKKLPTNILDQLRRAVRVLENIFKEHQMDVQVRGVLAFLNPDSNIEIKDNISERVLTFNEIPSWLLELNKQALEERYPHLQSVLLQYQIEAFRTKRQLTLDEEKHLQKGICCPRCHQFKTRQNKHKVICSCGHEEVKAIAYARTITEYGVLFHDRELRLKGLKNFFGKDLQEAYLKYILHKYFIAIQSTTKKRFGHENKGLIFDYWFEDDMEYFKRLEHRKTWK; from the coding sequence ATGAGGAAAAAGTCGCATGAATTACAATGGCTAGAAATAGCAGGCAAACGCAAACAATTGGATGAAGAAGAACAAAGGGCGCTATTAAGATTGCAAAGAGGGTTTCTCGGAGAGCAGCAAATGGATAAACTGGTTGAAAGTTTTTTACTTGGAAAGGTAACGATTATCGATGACATTACTTTGCAGTACCAATCCGTTATCGTTCAAATCGATAAAATCCTAATCGTAGGAAACATCGTCTATATTATCGATATGAAGTTCTATCAAGGAAACTATATTTTACAAAATAACAGTTGGCAACGTGGTGGGAAAAAACTACCAACAAATATTTTAGATCAGCTACGCAGAGCCGTTCGAGTGCTTGAAAATATATTCAAAGAACACCAAATGGATGTACAAGTAAGAGGCGTCTTGGCCTTTTTAAATCCAGACTCAAATATCGAAATAAAAGATAACATTTCCGAAAGGGTATTAACGTTCAATGAAATTCCGTCGTGGTTATTGGAATTAAACAAACAAGCACTGGAAGAGCGTTATCCGCACTTGCAATCTGTATTGTTGCAGTATCAAATAGAGGCATTTCGCACGAAACGCCAATTAACGCTAGATGAAGAAAAGCACTTGCAAAAAGGGATTTGCTGCCCACGTTGTCATCAGTTTAAAACTCGGCAAAATAAACATAAAGTGATCTGTAGTTGTGGACATGAAGAAGTAAAAGCAATAGCTTATGCGCGGACCATCACTGAATATGGCGTCCTCTTTCACGATCGAGAACTTAGATTAAAAGGATTAAAAAACTTTTTTGGAAAAGACTTACAAGAAGCGTATTTGAAGTATATACTTCATAAATACTTTATTGCTATCCAGTCTACAACGAAAAAACGTTTTGGGCACGAAAATAAAGGGCTAATATTTGATTATTGGTTTGAAGATGACATGGAATACTTTAAGCGATTAGAACACAGGAAAACGTGGAAGTAG
- the ltrA gene encoding group II intron reverse transcriptase/maturase → MSKMLERILDRQNMNEAYKKVRANKGASGVDEVTLDELHAYIQDNWATICQQIRERHYKPQPVKRVGIPKSDGGKRKLGIPTTIDRVIQQAIVQVITPICESHFSEFSYGFRPNRNCEMAVNQLLKTINEGYQWIVDIDLEKFFDNVPQDRLMSLVHRMIQDGDTESLIRKYLKAGVMVADEYHPTDRGAPQGGNLSPILSNIMLNELDKELESRGLAFVRYADDCLIMVKSRTSANRVMHSVIRWIENKLGLKVNGTKSKVTRPSQLKYLGFSFYYDTKAKSWMSRPHEDSVRKFEKKLKMLTQRKWSINFRKRLEKLNEVIRGWINYFSSSSMKAKMERIDAHLRTRLRTIVWKMWKVPSKRQWGLQKLGVNKSLAKLTSYAGNHYQWVATKTCVRRAITKQKLGQAGLVSCLDYYQYRHNIYS, encoded by the coding sequence ATGTCGAAGATGTTAGAACGTATCCTTGACCGGCAAAATATGAATGAGGCTTATAAAAAAGTCCGGGCAAATAAAGGAGCCAGCGGCGTTGACGAAGTCACGCTCGACGAGCTTCATGCCTATATTCAAGACAACTGGGCAACGATCTGTCAACAAATAAGAGAGCGACACTACAAGCCCCAACCTGTAAAGAGAGTTGGGATCCCAAAGTCAGATGGTGGGAAACGAAAACTCGGTATACCTACAACAATAGACCGCGTGATTCAGCAGGCCATTGTTCAGGTTATAACACCCATATGCGAATCCCACTTTTCGGAATTTAGCTATGGATTTCGTCCGAACAGAAATTGTGAAATGGCCGTCAATCAATTATTGAAGACGATCAATGAAGGTTATCAATGGATCGTTGATATAGATCTAGAAAAATTCTTTGATAACGTTCCTCAAGACCGGCTGATGAGTCTTGTACATCGTATGATCCAAGACGGAGACACAGAATCGCTTATTCGAAAATATCTCAAAGCAGGTGTCATGGTCGCCGATGAATACCACCCAACGGATCGAGGAGCCCCACAAGGAGGGAATTTATCGCCCATTCTTAGTAATATCATGCTAAATGAACTGGACAAAGAGCTTGAGAGCCGAGGGCTCGCCTTTGTGAGATACGCCGATGATTGTCTCATCATGGTTAAAAGCCGAACAAGTGCCAATCGAGTGATGCATTCAGTCATTCGTTGGATTGAAAATAAGTTAGGGCTAAAAGTTAATGGAACCAAATCAAAGGTTACGCGGCCCAGCCAGCTAAAATATTTAGGATTTAGTTTCTATTACGACACTAAAGCCAAAAGCTGGATGAGCCGACCTCATGAGGACTCTGTCCGAAAATTCGAGAAAAAACTCAAAATGTTAACTCAAAGAAAATGGTCAATAAACTTTAGAAAGAGGCTGGAAAAGTTAAATGAAGTCATCCGCGGATGGATAAATTACTTTTCCAGCTCGTCCATGAAAGCCAAGATGGAACGGATCGACGCCCATTTAAGAACGCGATTGCGAACCATCGTCTGGAAGATGTGGAAGGTTCCCTCCAAGAGACAATGGGGATTACAAAAGTTAGGTGTAAATAAGAGCTTAGCTAAACTAACATCGTACGCAGGAAACCACTACCAGTGGGTAGCTACCAAAACCTGTGTAAGAAGGGCAATAACTAAACAAAAACTAGGCCAAGCAGGCCTAGTCAGTTGTTTAGATTACTACCAATATAGACATAACATATATTCATAA
- a CDS encoding GlsB/YeaQ/YmgE family stress response membrane protein — MGWLWTIIVGGIIGAIAGAITNRGGSGIIFNVIAGLVGSSIGQAILGSWGPSLGGMALIPSIIGAVIVVAVVSFFLGRR, encoded by the coding sequence ATGGGTTGGCTTTGGACAATCATTGTCGGCGGCATCATTGGTGCAATCGCTGGCGCTATTACAAATAGAGGTGGATCAGGCATCATTTTTAACGTGATTGCAGGACTTGTGGGTTCATCTATTGGACAAGCAATTCTAGGAAGTTGGGGCCCTTCCCTTGGTGGAATGGCGTTAATCCCATCGATTATCGGAGCGGTTATCGTTGTAGCCGTTGTTTCCTTTTTCCTAGGTAGAAGATAA